In Phycisphaerae bacterium, the following proteins share a genomic window:
- a CDS encoding metalloregulator ArsR/SmtB family transcription factor, whose product MDSNQAQHGTAQPLDPVELLRALSDTTRMRIVQLLLIEELNVSELVEILGMPQSSVSRQLKTLRDAGIVNDRRVGVTSIYSTINRARVESKARPDEQLATLLTDWLANRPIPAAMHERLERVIRQRGNEGPGFFNRIGRRWDELRTEAFGPSFAMEAFISVLPREWHVADIGTGTGHLLPTLATHFESVLAVEPAEGMRTCAQQRVAQTGFRNVEIRAGDLTQLPIDSKSIDLAIAMLVLHHVASPDEALQEIARILRPGGRVLIVEQQAHENQDFYERMKDLWWGFDSDDLQRRLAAIGCTRIQCRKLLTAASQEGLPDSPPLFVLTATRSDQEFETRANPDTTIRP is encoded by the coding sequence ATGGATTCCAACCAGGCTCAACACGGAACTGCGCAGCCCCTCGATCCGGTCGAGCTGCTCCGCGCGCTGTCCGACACGACGCGAATGCGCATCGTGCAACTGCTGCTGATTGAAGAGCTGAATGTGTCAGAGCTCGTCGAAATCCTTGGCATGCCGCAATCGTCGGTCTCACGACAACTCAAGACGCTTCGAGACGCCGGCATCGTCAACGACCGCCGGGTCGGCGTCACGTCCATCTACTCCACGATTAATCGCGCCAGAGTCGAGTCAAAGGCCCGGCCTGACGAACAACTTGCAACGCTCCTGACGGACTGGCTCGCAAATCGCCCGATTCCCGCTGCCATGCACGAACGACTGGAACGTGTGATCCGGCAGCGCGGTAATGAAGGGCCCGGTTTTTTCAATCGCATCGGTCGCCGATGGGACGAGCTTCGTACCGAAGCCTTCGGCCCCTCATTCGCAATGGAGGCTTTCATTTCAGTGCTGCCACGTGAATGGCACGTCGCTGACATCGGAACCGGAACCGGGCATCTGCTTCCCACGCTTGCAACGCACTTCGAATCAGTGCTCGCTGTCGAGCCGGCGGAAGGAATGCGCACCTGTGCCCAACAGCGCGTCGCACAGACCGGATTCCGAAATGTGGAGATTCGCGCGGGCGATCTAACCCAGCTGCCGATCGATTCCAAATCGATCGACCTGGCCATCGCAATGCTCGTTCTGCACCATGTTGCCAGTCCCGACGAAGCGCTTCAGGAAATCGCCCGAATCCTGCGCCCCGGCGGGCGCGTCCTGATCGTCGAACAGCAGGCGCACGAAAACCAGGACTTCTACGAACGGATGAAGGATCTTTGGTGGGGATTCGATTCGGACGACCTTCAACGCCGCCTCGCCGCAATCGGCTGCACGCGGATTCAATGCAGAAAACTGCTGACGGCGGCATCTCAGGAAGGACTCCCTGACTCGCCGCCGCTCTTCGTACTGACGGCCACGCGTTCCGATCAGGAGTTCGAAACGCGGGCAAACCCCGACACAACCATTCGACCATAA